The Lycium ferocissimum isolate CSIRO_LF1 chromosome 1, AGI_CSIRO_Lferr_CH_V1, whole genome shotgun sequence genome includes a region encoding these proteins:
- the LOC132065522 gene encoding uncharacterized protein LOC132065522, with the protein MNLTHRVSLIIASTIVQKKGDPGAFTIPCNIGLDAFARALCDNGESINLIPLAIFKQSGLGTPRPISMRLQMADRSIKKLVGLIDDVLVQVGKFMLPADFVILDCVVDRDIPIILGRPFLATGRVLMDSEKNEIKFRVNDEEVTFQASKRTKLLSAYESISVIDSFDGIDDAVEHKMEEECLGKSLAAALMNFDSYDMKGYVETINALEGLGSYTYHPRKLDLDLANRTTPPAKTSIVRPPKLELKQLPSYLRYEFLGLNKTLPVIISALLTEE; encoded by the coding sequence ATGAATTTAACTCATCGTGTCAGTTTAATTATTGCTTCCACCATAGTTCAGAAGAAGGGAGATCCAGGGGCGTTTACCATTCCATGTAATATTGGGCTTGATGCATTCGCCCGTGctctgtgtgataatggggAAAGTATCAACTTGATACCTCTTGCTATTTTTAAACAATCTGGATTGGGGACGCCGAGACCAATTTCTATGCGATTACAAATGGCGGACAGATCTATCAAGAAACTAGTTGGGCTTATAGATGATGTGTTGGTACAAGTAGGCAAGTTCATGTTACCTGCTGATTTCGTGATTTTGGATTGTGTGGTTGATAGAGATATTCCCATCATCTTGGGAagacctttccttgctacgGGCAGAGTTCTTATGGActctgaaaagaatgaaattaagttCCGAGTGAATGATGAAGAAGTGACTTTCCAAGCAAGCAAACGGACGAAGTTGCTAAGCGCTTACGAGAGTATCTCAGttattgattcgtttgatggGATTGATGATGCTGTTGAacataaaatggaagaagaatgtCTAGGAAAATCTCTTGCTGCAGCTCTGATGAACTTTGATTCTTATGATATGAAGGGCTACGTGGAAACTATAAATGCACTTGAGGGTCTGGGTTCCTACACTTACCACCCAAGAAAGCTTGATCTTGACCTTGCAAATAGAACTACTCCACCAGCCAAGACTTCTATTGTTCGGCCACCAAAGCTTGAGCTTAAGCAACTCCCATCATATTTGAggtatgagttccttggtcTGAACAAGACATTGCCAGTGATCATTTCAGCATTACTGACTGAGGAATAG